From Deltaproteobacteria bacterium, one genomic window encodes:
- the hisA gene encoding 1-(5-phosphoribosyl)-5-[(5-phosphoribosylamino)methylideneamino]imidazole-4-carboxamide isomerase: MPFQVIPAIDIQGGKAVRLRQGRAEDATVFSDSPLEVARRFVAAGASSLHVVDLDGAFLGRPVNAEIICRIASGAGVPIQVGGGVRNYDSASRYFAAGVSRVILGTSIVRSPEEVTRITRAYPGKVAAGIDARDGRVAIRGWVEVTGVIAVELARQIEEGGVSCFIYTDIARDGMMVGPNFDAIRDFANGVSTPVIASGGVTTLDDLSRLKAMEGEGVAGAIIGRALYDGSIDLAEALKAERE, translated from the coding sequence GTGCCGTTCCAGGTCATTCCGGCGATCGACATCCAGGGGGGGAAGGCGGTCCGGCTGCGCCAGGGACGGGCCGAGGACGCCACGGTCTTCTCGGACTCTCCGCTGGAAGTGGCCCGCCGGTTCGTCGCCGCGGGGGCGTCCAGCCTCCACGTGGTGGACCTGGACGGGGCGTTTCTCGGCAGGCCGGTAAACGCGGAGATCATCTGCCGCATCGCCTCCGGGGCGGGTGTGCCGATTCAGGTGGGAGGCGGCGTGCGGAATTACGATTCGGCGTCCCGGTACTTCGCCGCGGGTGTGTCCCGCGTGATCCTGGGGACCTCGATCGTGCGCAGCCCCGAGGAGGTCACCCGGATCACCCGCGCCTACCCCGGAAAGGTGGCGGCGGGGATCGACGCGCGCGACGGTCGTGTGGCGATCCGCGGATGGGTGGAGGTGACGGGCGTCATCGCGGTGGAGCTCGCTCGCCAGATCGAGGAGGGCGGCGTCTCCTGCTTCATCTATACGGACATCGCGCGTGACGGGATGATGGTGGGTCCCAACTTCGACGCCATCCGCGATTTCGCGAACGGCGTCTCCACCCCGGTGATCGCCTCCGGCGGCGTGACCACCCTCGACGACCTGAGCAGGCTCAAGGCGATGGAAGGCGAAGGGGTGGCCGGCGCGATCATCGGCCGCGCCCTGTACGACGGCTCGATCGACCTGGCCGAGGCGCTGAAGGCGGAGCGGGAGTAG
- the hisH gene encoding imidazole glycerol phosphate synthase subunit HisH — protein sequence MTPGSAIGVVDYGMGNLRSVSKALESLGFPTLVSGDPKALSSCRGIVFPGVGAFRDCMGNVVRQGLLPFLREYLASDRPFLGICVGMQLLFSGSEEFGRHEGIGFFPGNVVRFPGDMPARDGGVLKVPHMGWNEVEVVGDPPALHGIPSGTYFYFVHSYYAAPSVPGDVVCRSTYGVPFAAAVGRGNRLAVQFHPEKSQAAGLRLLGNFGRLCAEAA from the coding sequence CCGGGATCCGCCATCGGCGTAGTGGACTACGGGATGGGGAACCTGCGCAGCGTGAGCAAGGCCCTCGAGTCCCTCGGTTTCCCGACCCTGGTCAGCGGCGATCCGAAGGCGCTTTCCTCCTGCCGCGGGATCGTTTTTCCCGGGGTGGGGGCGTTCCGCGACTGCATGGGGAACGTCGTCCGCCAAGGGCTGCTGCCGTTCCTTCGGGAATACCTCGCCTCGGACCGGCCGTTCCTCGGCATCTGCGTGGGGATGCAGCTGCTCTTCTCCGGGAGCGAGGAGTTCGGCCGCCACGAGGGGATCGGCTTCTTCCCCGGGAACGTGGTCCGGTTTCCCGGCGACATGCCGGCCCGGGACGGAGGTGTGCTCAAGGTGCCGCACATGGGATGGAACGAGGTGGAAGTGGTCGGCGATCCTCCGGCTCTCCACGGAATCCCCTCGGGGACGTACTTCTACTTCGTGCACTCGTACTACGCCGCGCCTTCGGTCCCCGGGGACGTGGTGTGCCGTTCGACGTACGGGGTGCCGTTCGCCGCCGCGGTGGGCCGGGGAAACCGCCTTGCCGTCCAGTTCCACCCCGAGAAGAGCCAGGCCGCGGGTCTGCGGCTCCTCGGGAACTTCGGCCGCCTTTGCGCGGAAGCCGCTTAA